From a region of the Zingiber officinale cultivar Zhangliang chromosome 4B, Zo_v1.1, whole genome shotgun sequence genome:
- the LOC121974410 gene encoding 14-3-3-like protein GF14-12 isoform X3 encodes MFQFGLRNDVPVWPNCRKKKKRHSDLFRFGMGGIGKIYLAELAPLNPIRLQLAVDFSTFYYDVLKSLQMTCTLVDQAINDATRDMAAQLSIIQVLHDKVDSWRSELRSDET; translated from the exons ATGTTCCAGTTTGGCCTAAGAAATGATGTTCCAGTTTGGCCTAActgcagaaagaagaagaaaagacatTCTGATCTTTTTCGGTTTGGCATGGGAGGTATTGGAAAGATTTATTTg GCAGAATTAGCGCCACTAAATCCAATCCGTCTACAATTGGCAGTAGATTTCTCGACATTCTACTATGACGTTCTAAAGTCTCTACAGATGACATGCACTCTTGTCGATCAG GCCATCAACGATGCAACTAGAGATATGGCTGCCCAATTATCGATTATCCAAGTTCTTCACGACAAGGTTGATTCATGGAGATCAGAGTTG AGAAGCGACGAAACCTGA
- the LOC121974410 gene encoding 14-3-3-like protein GF14-12 isoform X4 produces MFQFGLRNDVPVWPNCRKKKKRHSDLFRFGMGGIGKIYLAELAPLNPIRLQLAVDFSTFYYDVLKSLQMTCTLVDQAINDATRDMAAQLSIIQVLHDKRSDET; encoded by the exons ATGTTCCAGTTTGGCCTAAGAAATGATGTTCCAGTTTGGCCTAActgcagaaagaagaagaaaagacatTCTGATCTTTTTCGGTTTGGCATGGGAGGTATTGGAAAGATTTATTTg GCAGAATTAGCGCCACTAAATCCAATCCGTCTACAATTGGCAGTAGATTTCTCGACATTCTACTATGACGTTCTAAAGTCTCTACAGATGACATGCACTCTTGTCGATCAG GCCATCAACGATGCAACTAGAGATATGGCTGCCCAATTATCGATTATCCAAGTTCTTCACGACAAG AGAAGCGACGAAACCTGA
- the LOC121974410 gene encoding 14-3-3-like protein GF14-12 isoform X1, translating into MFQFGLRNDVPVWPNCRKKKKRHSDLFRFGMGGIGKIYLAELAPLNPIRLQLAVDFSTFYYDVLKSLQMTCTLVDQAINDATRDMAAQLSIIQVLHDKVDSWRSELVVFLFILKLTLYFTSANLVF; encoded by the exons ATGTTCCAGTTTGGCCTAAGAAATGATGTTCCAGTTTGGCCTAActgcagaaagaagaagaaaagacatTCTGATCTTTTTCGGTTTGGCATGGGAGGTATTGGAAAGATTTATTTg GCAGAATTAGCGCCACTAAATCCAATCCGTCTACAATTGGCAGTAGATTTCTCGACATTCTACTATGACGTTCTAAAGTCTCTACAGATGACATGCACTCTTGTCGATCAG GCCATCAACGATGCAACTAGAGATATGGCTGCCCAATTATCGATTATCCAAGTTCTTCACGACAAGGTTGATTCATGGAGATCAGAGTTGGTAGTATTTCTCTTCattttaaagttaactttatacTTTACAAGTGCAAACTtggttttttga
- the LOC121974410 gene encoding 14-3-3-like protein GF14-12 isoform X2, with the protein MKGDYYRHLIELKTESQCKDAIDNTLSFYKTALAELAPLNPIRLQLAVDFSTFYYDVLKSLQMTCTLVDQAINDATRDMAAQLSIIQVLHDKVDSWRSELVVFLFILKLTLYFTSANLVF; encoded by the exons ATGAAGGGAGATTATTACCGTCACCTGATAGAGTTGAAGACAGAATCCCAGTGCAAGGACGCTATTGATAATACCTTATCCTTTTATAAGACGGCTTTG GCAGAATTAGCGCCACTAAATCCAATCCGTCTACAATTGGCAGTAGATTTCTCGACATTCTACTATGACGTTCTAAAGTCTCTACAGATGACATGCACTCTTGTCGATCAG GCCATCAACGATGCAACTAGAGATATGGCTGCCCAATTATCGATTATCCAAGTTCTTCACGACAAGGTTGATTCATGGAGATCAGAGTTGGTAGTATTTCTCTTCattttaaagttaactttatacTTTACAAGTGCAAACTtggttttttga